GGTCTCTTCGCCGGTGTTCACGTCAACGCCCTTGATCGCCTCGCGATCGAGCGGCGACGGCAGATAATCGACAACGGCGTCGAGCAAGGGCTGCACGCCCTTGTTCTTGAAGGCCGAGCCGCAGAGGACCGGAATAAAGGCGATGTCGCGAACTGCTTTACGGATGAGGCGCTTGAGCGTCGACTCGTCCGGTTCGGTGCCGTCGAGATAAGCACCCATCACATCGTCATCGAGTTCGACGGCCGCCTCGACCAAATCGTGGCGATATTTTTCCGCCTGCTCCTGCAGCTCGGCTGGAATATCCTCGTCGTGATATTTGGCACCAAGCGCCTCGTCTTCCCAGACGACGGCTTTCATCCGTACGAGATCGATAATGCCTTTGAAATTCGACTCCGAACCGATCGGCAATTGAATGCAAATCGGGCGGCCGCCAACCTTGGTATGAATCTCCTCGACGCAGCGGAAGAAATCGGCGCCGATCTTGTCCATCTTATTGACGAAGACGACACGCGGTACGTTATACTTATCCGCTTGGCGCCATACGGTTTCCGTCTGCGGCTCAACACCCTGGTTGCCGTCGAGCACGCAAACCGCGCCGTCGAGCACGCGCAGCGACCGCTCCACTTCGATCGTGAAATCGACGTGGCCGGGCGTGTCGATAATATTCAGACGATAGCCGTTCCAGAAGGTCGTGGTCGCGGCAGACGTGATCGTGATGCCGCGCTCCTGCTCCTGCTCCATCCAGTCCATCGTGGCGGCGCCCTCATGGACTTCGCCGATCTTATGCGACTTGCCGGAATAGAAAAGGATGCGCTCCGTCGTCGTGGTCTTACCCGCGTCGATATGCGCCATGATACCGAAGTTTCGGTAGTCTTGGATTTTATGAACGCGCGGCATCGAACGAATTCCTTCAGGGTCTCGGAAAAATCACCAGCGATAATGCGAGAAGGCGCGGTTCGCCTCCGCCATCCGGTGCGTGTCTTCCCGCTTCTTCACTGCGTTACCGCGATTGTTGGCAGCATCCATCAGCTCCGCTGATAGCCGGTCGACCATCGTCTTGTCGTTACGGCCGCGGGCGGCGGTGATGATCCATCGGATGGCAAGCGCCTGCCGACGCTCGGGCCGCACTTCGACCGGCACCTGATACGTGGCGCCACCGACGCGGCGCGAACGAACTTCAATCGACGGCGCAACATTATCCAGCGCCTGCTTGAAGACCGGCAACGGCTCGGACCTCAGCTTGCCCTCGATGACATCGAAAGCCCCGTAGACGATGGATTCGGCGTTCGACTTCTTGCCGTCGTACATGATCGAATTCATGAACTTGGCCAGAATGACGTCGCCGAACTTGGCGTCCGGAATGACTTCCCGTTTCTCGGCGCGATGACGTCGCGACATTGCTTCACTCTCTTTGCGTCGACCGCCAAAGCGGCCATCCGTTAAATTCTCTTAACCAAACCGGACCCGCAGAACGCGTCCGGCCAATCTTACTTCGGCCGCTTGGCACCGTATTTGGAACGGCGCTGCTTGCGGTTCTTGACGCCTTGCGTATCGAGCACGCCGCGCAGGATGTGGTAACGCACGCCTGGCAAATCCTTGACGCGGCCGCCGCGGATCATGACCACGGAGTGTTCCTGCAAATTGTGGCCTTCGCCCGGGATATAGCCGATGACCTCGAAGCCGTTGGTCAGGCGCACCTTGGCGACCTTACGCAGCGCGGAGTTCGGCTTTTTCGGCGTCGTCGTATAGACGCGCGTGCAGACACCGCGCTTCTGCGGGCAAGCCTGCAGATGGCGCGCTTTCTCACGATAGACCTTTTCCTGCCGCGGCTTGCGGATCAACTGACTGATCGTCGGCATATTCGCCCTTCAAATCCCAAAGCAGCCGCCAAAGCGGCAATTAAAACTTCAGCACTCTTTCCGCCCAACACGCCGGGCGGCGAAACTATGGTCGCGCATAAACAAATCAGCGCCTTCAGCCCCGAGAGGGCTTCCGGCGCTGGAACATCGCAGAGGACCGCGGCATGGCCCCGGTCTTGCCCCCAGAAGGTCTACGGTTAAACCGCGGACCCGATGTGACTTGTCAGACGCTGAAACCGACAGCGTTTAGGCTCACTGCGTTCCGGACGAGACGTCCTGATGAACAAAGAACCTACGACCTGTCGAAAGTGGGCGGAACTTAATGACACACCCGAGACGCGTCAACCCCTTTCAGAGGGGAATTTCACGTCACAAGCACGGAGCCGCCCTTCTCCACAGCAGAAGGAGGGCGGCTTCCAGTTTTTTACTTCGCAGCGCTTTCCGGAACGGCTTCCGCCGGCGGGAGGGCGAGCGGCGCGTCGGTCGCCTTTTGGGCAATGATGAGCTCGTCGCGGGTCGTAGCGATTCGGCGCAGTTTCGCCATCGCCGCGCCCGTGCCCGCCGGGATGAGCCGGCCTACAATGACGTTCTCCTTCAGGCCCTCGAGCGTATCGGTCTTGCCGTTGACGGCGGCCTCGGTCAGCACCCGCGTCGTCTCCTGGAAGGAGGCGGCGGAGATGAACGAGCGCGTCTGCAGCGAGGCCTTCGTGATGCCAAGGAGCACAGGCGTGCCGCTGGCGGGCTTGCCGCCCTCGGACAGCGCCTTCTCGTTGGCTTCTTCAAGATCCATCTGGTCGACCTGTTCGCCGGACAGGAAGTCCGTATCACCCGGATCGGTGATATCGACCTTCTGCAACATCTGCCGGACAATCACCTCGATGTGCTTGTCGTTGATGTTGACGCCCTGCAACCGGTAGACTTCCTGAATCTCGTTGACGAGATAAGCAGCGAGTTCCTCGACGCCCTTGATGGCCAGGATGTCGTGCGGCGCGGGGTTGCCGTCGACGATGTAATCGCCCTTCTCCACGATGTCGCCATCCTGGAGATGGATGTGCTTGCCCTTCGGGATCAGATATTCGATCGGCTCCGCACCTTCTTCGTTCGGAACGATTGAAATCCGCGTCTTGTTCTTGTAGTCGCGGCCGAATTGCACCGTACCGGAGGCCTCAGCGATGATCGCGTGATCCTTCGGACGGCGCGCCTCAAAGAGCTCCGCAACACGCGGCAGACCGCCGGTGATGTCGCGGGTCTTGGCCGATTCCATCGAGATACGCACGATGATGTCGCCGGCCTTCATCTTGGCGCCTGGATCGACGTTCAAGATCGCGTCCACCGGCAAAGTGTAGCGCGCATCGCCGCCACGCGGCAGCTTGAGGATCTTGCCGTCGGCGCCCTTCAGCACGATCGCCGGCTTCAACGTCGCGGAACGCTGGTTGAGACGGTAATCGATGACGACACGCTTCGCGATACCCGTCGATTCGTCGACCGCCTCCGACATCGAGGAACCTTCAACGAGGTCCTCGAAGCCGACGATACCATCCACCTCGGTCAGGATCGGACGCGTATAGGGATCCCATTCGGCAATCCGCTGGCCGCGCTTGATCTTGTCACCCTCATCAACCTTGAGCCGCGCGCCGTATTGCACGCGCTGCACCGCACGCTCGACTCCATCCGGCCCCTCGATGACGACGGCGACGTTACGCGCCATGACCATCAGATCGCCATCGGAATTGCGCGCCAGATGCCGGTTGCGGATTTTGACCGTGCCTTCGAAATTGCTTTCGAGGAACGACGAATCCGCGATCTGCGCCGCGCCACCGATGTGGAACGTGCGCATCGTGAGCTGCGTACCCGGCTCGCCGATCGACTGTGCCGCGATGACGCCGACGGCTTCGCCCATATTGACAGGCGTGCCGCGTGCGAGATCGCGTCCGTAGCAGGTGCCACAGACGCCGTTCTTCGCCTCGCAGACGAGAACGGAGCGGATCTTCACCTCCTGAATACCGGCGGCGTTGATCTTATCCATGTGCCATTCTTCGATCATCGTCCCGGCGGGAACGATGATTTCGCCGTCGAGGCTCTTGAGATCCTCCGCGGCGGTGCGGCCCAGGATACGGGTCGCGAGCGACGCAACGATCTGGCCGGCATCGATGATCGCACGCATGCGGATGCCCTTCGTCGAGCCGCAATCCACCATCGTGATGATCGAATCCTGCGCGACGTCAACCAGACGCCGCGTCAGATAGCCGGAGTTCGCCGTCTTCAACGCCGTATCCGCGAGGCCCTTACGAGCACCGTGGGTCGAGTTGAAGTATTCAAGAACGGTCAGACCTTCCTTGAAGTTCGAGATGATCGGGCTCTCGATGATCTCGCCTGACGGCTTGGCCATCAGGCCACGCATCGCGGCGAGCTGCTTCATCTGCGTCGGCGAACCGCGCGCACCGGAATGACTCATCATGTAAATCGAGTTGATCGGCATATCGCGGCCATGCTCGTCCTTATGGACGGCCGAGATACGCGCCATCATCTCTTCGGCGAGCTTGTCGGAGCACTTCGCCCAGGCATCGACAACCTTGTTGTACTTCTCGCCTTGGGTAATGAGGCCGTCGTTGTACTGCTGCTCATATTCCTTGGCGAGCGCCGTTGTCTGCTCGATGATCTTCTTCTTGGTCTCCGGCACAAGCATGTCGTCCTTGCCGAACGAAATGCCGGCCTTGAACGCCTCACGAAAGCCGAGCGCCATGATCTTGTCGCAGAAAATCACCGTCTCCTTCTGACCGCAATTGCGGTAGACGGCGTCGATCATGTTGGAGATTTCTTTCTTCGTCATCAGCTTGTTGACGACGTCGAACGGAATCTTCTTGTGGTTCGGCACGAGCTGGCCAAGCAACAGACGGCCGGGCGTCGTGTCGAAAATCTTCGCGACGCGATTGCCCTGTTCATCGAAGCTCCAGGCGCGGCCCCTGATCTTCGTGTGCAGGGTTACGGCCTTCGCATTCAACGCATGCTCAAGCTCGCCGATGTCGGAGAAGGCCATGCCCTGCCCCGGCTCGCCGTCGCGCATCAGCGTCGAATAATAAAGCCCAAGAACGATATCCTGGCTCGGCACGATGATCGGCTGACCATTCGCCGGATGCAGAATATTGTTCGTCGACATCATCAGCACGCGCGCTTCAAGCTGCGCCTCAAGCGACAGCGGCACGTGAACGGCCATCTGATCGCCGTCGAAGTCGGCGTTGAACGCCGCGCAGACGAGCGGATGCAGTTGGATCGCTTTACCTTCGATAAGCTTCGGCTCGAAAGCCTGAATGCCAAGCCTGTGCAGCGTCGGCGCGCGGTTCAGCATCACCGGATGTTCGCGGATAACCTCATCGAGGATATCCCAAACTTCCGGCTTCTCTTTCTCAACGAGCTTTTTCGCCTGCTTGACGGTGGCCGAAAAGCCCTTGGCGTCGAGGCGCGAGTAGATGAACGGCTTGAAGAGTTCGAGCGCCATCTTCTTCGGCAGGCCGCACTGGTGCAGCTTGAGCTCCGGACCGACGACGATGACCGAACGGCCGGAATAGTCGACGCGCTTGCCAAGCAGGTTCTGGCGGAAGCGGCCCTGCTTGCCCTTCAGCATGTCGGCCAGCGACTTCAGCGGCCGCTTGTTGGCGCCCGTGATCACGCGGCCGCGGCGTCCGTTGTCGAACAAAGCATCGACCGCTTCTTGAAGCATGCGCTTCTCGTTACGGATGATGATGTCCGGCGCGCGCAGTTCGATCAGCCGCTTCAGACGATTGTTGCGGTTGATGACGCGGCGATAAAGGTCGTTCAGGTCCGAGGTCGCGAATCGGCCGCCGTCGAGCGGCACGAGCGGACGCAGATCCGGCGGGATGACCGGAATCTCGGTCAGGATCATCCATTCGGGCTTGTTGCCCGAGTGAATGAACGCCTCGATGATCTTCAGCCGCTTGGCGAGCTTTTTCGGCTTCAGCTCGGTCGTCGCCTCGGAGATTTCGACTTTAAGCTGCTCGGCGATCTTCTGCAGATCGAGCGAGCGCAGAATCTCGCGGATCGCTTCCGCGCCGATCATGGCTGTGAAGGAATCCTGGCCATATTCGTCCTGCGCACGCAGGTATTCTTCCTCGTTCAGGAGCTGACGGTCCTTGAGCGGCGTGAGACCTGGGTCGAGAACGATATACGACTCGAAATAGAGAATGCGCTCAAGGTCCTTCAGCGCCATGTCGAGCAGAAGCCCGATGCGCGACGGCAACGACTTGAGGAACCAGATGTGGGCGACGGGGGCGGCAAGCGAAATATTGCCCATGCGCTCGCGCCGCACGCGCGAGAGGGTCACCTCAACGCCGCACTTTTCGCAGATGACGCCCTTGTACTTCATCCGCTTGTACTTGCCGCACAAGCACTCATAGTCCTTGATCGGCCCGAAGATACGGGCGCAGAATAGACCGTCGCGCTCCGGCTTGAAGGTCCGGTAATTGATCGTCTCTGGCTTTTTAATTTCGCCGAACGACCAAGAGAGAATCTTCTCCGGGCTCGCGATCGAGATCTGGATCTGGTCGAACGCCTGCGGCGCTACGACCGGACTGAAGAGATTCATGACCTCTTGATTCATCGTCTTCTCCTGACCTGCCCGCGCGGGCGACCACCGGGCCGCGGGCGAAATTTCTAAAAACGCTCACTCATGCATAACGCGCTATTGCGAGGCGCTCGGCGACGAAGCAACCCGGATTGACCGGATCGCTTCGCCTTGCTCGCGATACTGGCGAGCCATTCGATGCCAGACTTACTCGGCCGCCTCTGCCGGCGGCAGCTCCTCCGGCTTCGCCGCCATCGTCAGCTCGACATTGAGGCCGAGCGAACGCATCTCCTTGACGAGCACGTTGAAGCTTTCCGGAATGCCGGATTC
This Methylovirgula sp. DNA region includes the following protein-coding sequences:
- the rpoC gene encoding DNA-directed RNA polymerase subunit beta' — protein: MNQEVMNLFSPVVAPQAFDQIQISIASPEKILSWSFGEIKKPETINYRTFKPERDGLFCARIFGPIKDYECLCGKYKRMKYKGVICEKCGVEVTLSRVRRERMGNISLAAPVAHIWFLKSLPSRIGLLLDMALKDLERILYFESYIVLDPGLTPLKDRQLLNEEEYLRAQDEYGQDSFTAMIGAEAIREILRSLDLQKIAEQLKVEISEATTELKPKKLAKRLKIIEAFIHSGNKPEWMILTEIPVIPPDLRPLVPLDGGRFATSDLNDLYRRVINRNNRLKRLIELRAPDIIIRNEKRMLQEAVDALFDNGRRGRVITGANKRPLKSLADMLKGKQGRFRQNLLGKRVDYSGRSVIVVGPELKLHQCGLPKKMALELFKPFIYSRLDAKGFSATVKQAKKLVEKEKPEVWDILDEVIREHPVMLNRAPTLHRLGIQAFEPKLIEGKAIQLHPLVCAAFNADFDGDQMAVHVPLSLEAQLEARVLMMSTNNILHPANGQPIIVPSQDIVLGLYYSTLMRDGEPGQGMAFSDIGELEHALNAKAVTLHTKIRGRAWSFDEQGNRVAKIFDTTPGRLLLGQLVPNHKKIPFDVVNKLMTKKEISNMIDAVYRNCGQKETVIFCDKIMALGFREAFKAGISFGKDDMLVPETKKKIIEQTTALAKEYEQQYNDGLITQGEKYNKVVDAWAKCSDKLAEEMMARISAVHKDEHGRDMPINSIYMMSHSGARGSPTQMKQLAAMRGLMAKPSGEIIESPIISNFKEGLTVLEYFNSTHGARKGLADTALKTANSGYLTRRLVDVAQDSIITMVDCGSTKGIRMRAIIDAGQIVASLATRILGRTAAEDLKSLDGEIIVPAGTMIEEWHMDKINAAGIQEVKIRSVLVCEAKNGVCGTCYGRDLARGTPVNMGEAVGVIAAQSIGEPGTQLTMRTFHIGGAAQIADSSFLESNFEGTVKIRNRHLARNSDGDLMVMARNVAVVIEGPDGVERAVQRVQYGARLKVDEGDKIKRGQRIAEWDPYTRPILTEVDGIVGFEDLVEGSSMSEAVDESTGIAKRVVIDYRLNQRSATLKPAIVLKGADGKILKLPRGGDARYTLPVDAILNVDPGAKMKAGDIIVRISMESAKTRDITGGLPRVAELFEARRPKDHAIIAEASGTVQFGRDYKNKTRISIVPNEEGAEPIEYLIPKGKHIHLQDGDIVEKGDYIVDGNPAPHDILAIKGVEELAAYLVNEIQEVYRLQGVNINDKHIEVIVRQMLQKVDITDPGDTDFLSGEQVDQMDLEEANEKALSEGGKPASGTPVLLGITKASLQTRSFISAASFQETTRVLTEAAVNGKTDTLEGLKENVIVGRLIPAGTGAAMAKLRRIATTRDELIIAQKATDAPLALPPAEAVPESAAK
- the rpsL gene encoding 30S ribosomal protein S12, whose protein sequence is MPTISQLIRKPRQEKVYREKARHLQACPQKRGVCTRVYTTTPKKPNSALRKVAKVRLTNGFEVIGYIPGEGHNLQEHSVVMIRGGRVKDLPGVRYHILRGVLDTQGVKNRKQRRSKYGAKRPK
- the rpsG gene encoding 30S ribosomal protein S7 codes for the protein MSRRHRAEKREVIPDAKFGDVILAKFMNSIMYDGKKSNAESIVYGAFDVIEGKLRSEPLPVFKQALDNVAPSIEVRSRRVGGATYQVPVEVRPERRQALAIRWIITAARGRNDKTMVDRLSAELMDAANNRGNAVKKREDTHRMAEANRAFSHYRW